A stretch of Rhinopithecus roxellana isolate Shanxi Qingling chromosome 12, ASM756505v1, whole genome shotgun sequence DNA encodes these proteins:
- the SZRD1 gene encoding SUZ domain-containing protein 1 isoform X2, whose protein sequence is MEDEEVAESWEEAADSGEIDRRLEKKLKITQKERKSKSPPKVPIVIQDDSLPAGPPPQIRILKRPTSNGVVSSPNSTSRPTLPVKSLAQREAEYAEARKRILGSASPEEEQEKPILDRPSSALLPFRPTRISQPEDSRQPNNVIRQPLGPDGSQGFKQRR, encoded by the exons gaAATAGACAGACGGttggaaaaaaaactgaagatcACACAGAAAGAGAG GAAATCCAAatctcctcccaaagtgcccatTGTGATTCAGGACGATAGCCTACCCGCGGGGCCCCCTCCACAGATCCGCATCCTCAAGAGGCCCACCAGCAACGGTGTGGTCAGCAGCCCCAACTCCACCAGCAGGCCCACCCTTCCGGTCAAGTCCCTAGCACAGCGAGAGGCCGAGTACGCCGAGGCCCGGAAGCGGATCCTGGGCAGTGCCAGCCCcgaggaggagcaggagaaacCCATCCTCGACAG GCCTTCCTCTGCTCTTCTTCCTTTCAGGCCAACCAGGATCTCCCAACCTGAAGACAGCAGGCAGCCCAATAATGTGATCAGACAGCCTTTGGGTCCTGATGGGTCACAAGGCTTCAAACAGCGCAGATAA
- the SZRD1 gene encoding SUZ domain-containing protein 1 isoform X1 has translation MEDEEVAESWEEAADSGEIDRRLEKKLKITQKESRKSKSPPKVPIVIQDDSLPAGPPPQIRILKRPTSNGVVSSPNSTSRPTLPVKSLAQREAEYAEARKRILGSASPEEEQEKPILDRPSSALLPFRPTRISQPEDSRQPNNVIRQPLGPDGSQGFKQRR, from the exons gaAATAGACAGACGGttggaaaaaaaactgaagatcACACAGAAAGAGAG CAGGAAATCCAAatctcctcccaaagtgcccatTGTGATTCAGGACGATAGCCTACCCGCGGGGCCCCCTCCACAGATCCGCATCCTCAAGAGGCCCACCAGCAACGGTGTGGTCAGCAGCCCCAACTCCACCAGCAGGCCCACCCTTCCGGTCAAGTCCCTAGCACAGCGAGAGGCCGAGTACGCCGAGGCCCGGAAGCGGATCCTGGGCAGTGCCAGCCCcgaggaggagcaggagaaacCCATCCTCGACAG GCCTTCCTCTGCTCTTCTTCCTTTCAGGCCAACCAGGATCTCCCAACCTGAAGACAGCAGGCAGCCCAATAATGTGATCAGACAGCCTTTGGGTCCTGATGGGTCACAAGGCTTCAAACAGCGCAGATAA